From Methanomassiliicoccales archaeon, the proteins below share one genomic window:
- the neuC gene encoding UDP-N-acetylglucosamine 2-epimerase, with product MRKVLYVSGTRADYGLMRSTLRAIEARTDLELVIVATGMHLMPEFGRTVEQIENDGFRVIIAPATIASDEKSSTPIFLGELTVQLTNIVTREAPDEILLLGDRAEMLAGAIVGTYMGIPTFHVHGGDISSTVDEHVRHAITKLSHFHLAATESSAERLRRMGEEMWRVFTVGSPSLDDVLTLTPISDLELRKNDLQPREYLMLVQHPVSEEADIAGEQISGTIDALIADGRRTVVVYPNADAGGRRMIEVIEERCRSPQFVCFKSMPRDDYLRLMARAAALIGNSSGGLVETPSFGTPFINVGDRQKGRERGDNVIDVGYGKEEVLKGLKRAENHDLLHKVGRRRNPYGDGCTGKCIAEILAELELSDDMTQKCLAYDL from the coding sequence ATGAGGAAAGTGCTTTACGTCTCCGGCACCCGGGCCGATTACGGACTGATGCGCTCCACTCTGAGAGCGATCGAGGCTCGAACTGACCTTGAGTTGGTCATCGTGGCTACTGGCATGCACCTCATGCCGGAGTTCGGAAGGACCGTGGAACAAATAGAGAACGATGGTTTCCGAGTGATCATCGCTCCGGCCACGATAGCCTCCGACGAAAAAAGCTCCACGCCGATCTTCCTTGGCGAGCTGACCGTCCAATTGACGAACATCGTAACCAGGGAAGCGCCGGACGAGATACTTCTACTGGGGGACAGGGCGGAGATGCTGGCCGGGGCCATCGTCGGAACATATATGGGAATACCGACCTTCCATGTGCACGGAGGGGACATCTCCTCCACCGTCGATGAGCATGTACGCCACGCCATAACCAAGCTTTCTCACTTCCATCTCGCGGCAACGGAGAGCTCCGCGGAGCGGTTAAGGAGGATGGGGGAGGAGATGTGGCGGGTGTTCACGGTGGGCTCGCCCTCTCTAGATGACGTCCTTACCCTGACCCCCATTTCAGACCTCGAGCTGCGTAAAAATGACCTTCAACCGAGGGAGTACCTCATGCTGGTGCAACACCCGGTGAGCGAGGAGGCGGATATCGCGGGGGAACAGATCTCCGGCACAATAGACGCGCTCATCGCTGACGGGAGGAGGACAGTGGTCGTATATCCCAACGCTGACGCCGGAGGGAGGAGGATGATAGAGGTGATCGAGGAGCGATGCCGTTCGCCTCAGTTCGTCTGCTTCAAGAGCATGCCCCGCGATGATTACCTTAGGCTGATGGCCAGAGCGGCCGCCCTCATAGGGAACAGCAGCGGCGGCCTGGTCGAGACGCCCTCCTTCGGTACCCCGTTCATCAACGTGGGGGATAGGCAGAAGGGAAGGGAGAGAGGGGACAACGTCATCGATGTGGGATATGGGAAGGAAGAGGTCCTGAAGGGTTTGAAACGGGCCGAGAACCACGATCTCCTGCACAAGGTCGGCAGGAGACGGAACCCCTATGGCGACGGTTGTACCGGGAAGTGCATCGCCGAGATCCTGGCTGAGCTGGAACTGTCGGACGACATGACCCAGAAGTGCCTTGCTTACGATCTTTGA
- the neuB gene encoding N-acetylneuraminate synthase: MKIAIIPARGGSKGLPRKSVLPVAGRPLIHWTIDAAIKSEQFDLVLVSTEDAEIASVAARFEDVKLIDRPPELATDEASTMDVVVHALEAVEANDDDVVALLQLTSPLRDADDIRKAMRLFLKGDHDSLISVTALDSKANWGMCLEDGSLQPLAPDASGRRQGLAELYVPNGAIYISMVKDLLRNDSFFGRSCAPYVMTAERSVDIDTAEDLREAERRMNPIPTVSIGDRKIGKGNPTYIIAEAGVNHNGDVELALKLVDVAAAAGADAVKFQTFKADRLVAKGAKKAEYQRNASDEDQLQMVKRLELRIEEFSRIHRRCLEKGIEFLSTPFDHGSLGDLVDMGMRAIKVPSGELNDLPFLGLVRDRGLPVILSTGMGSLEEVDRAVDVFTSANVPLILLQCTTSYPASFETLNLRVIQSMGERYNVPVGLSDHSPDLTAPITAVALGASLIEKHFTLDKAMDGPDHRASLDPVELKQMVEAIRNVERSLGDGVKRPFLQELEIAKVARRSVVATKDIPKGAVITREMLILKRPGIGIPPEEMDSVVGKKANRRIKADEVLKWRMLE, from the coding sequence ATGAAGATTGCCATTATTCCTGCCAGAGGGGGGAGCAAGGGTCTGCCTCGCAAGAGCGTGCTTCCGGTGGCCGGAAGACCGCTCATTCACTGGACGATAGATGCAGCCATTAAATCGGAACAGTTCGACCTGGTGCTGGTGAGCACCGAAGACGCGGAGATAGCGAGCGTAGCGGCACGATTCGAGGATGTCAAGCTTATCGATAGACCTCCGGAACTGGCGACGGACGAGGCGTCGACCATGGACGTAGTGGTTCACGCATTGGAGGCCGTTGAAGCCAACGATGATGACGTTGTAGCGCTGCTTCAATTGACGTCCCCTTTGAGGGATGCCGACGATATACGAAAGGCGATGAGGCTATTCCTGAAAGGGGACCACGATTCCCTGATCTCCGTCACCGCCTTGGATAGTAAGGCGAACTGGGGAATGTGCCTGGAGGACGGTTCGTTGCAGCCGTTGGCCCCGGACGCCTCAGGGCGCAGACAGGGGTTGGCCGAGCTGTACGTCCCTAACGGTGCCATTTACATATCCATGGTCAAGGACCTTCTGCGCAACGATTCCTTCTTTGGAAGGAGCTGCGCCCCCTATGTGATGACTGCCGAGCGCTCGGTGGATATCGATACCGCTGAGGACCTGCGAGAGGCGGAGAGGCGCATGAACCCTATCCCCACCGTCTCAATAGGTGATCGTAAGATAGGAAAGGGGAACCCCACCTACATCATCGCCGAGGCGGGCGTGAATCATAACGGCGATGTTGAGCTTGCATTGAAATTGGTGGACGTTGCCGCGGCGGCCGGGGCCGACGCCGTCAAGTTCCAGACCTTCAAGGCCGATCGGCTGGTGGCCAAGGGCGCTAAGAAAGCAGAGTACCAACGGAACGCCAGTGACGAGGACCAGCTGCAGATGGTCAAGCGGCTTGAATTGAGAATCGAGGAGTTTAGCCGCATCCATCGCCGCTGCCTGGAGAAGGGGATAGAGTTCCTCTCCACTCCCTTCGACCACGGGAGCCTGGGCGATCTGGTCGATATGGGTATGCGGGCGATCAAGGTCCCTTCGGGGGAGCTGAACGACCTGCCTTTCCTGGGGTTGGTGAGGGATCGCGGATTGCCAGTGATACTGTCCACGGGAATGGGAAGCCTGGAGGAGGTTGACAGGGCGGTGGATGTTTTCACGAGCGCCAACGTGCCGTTGATACTTCTCCAATGCACAACCAGCTACCCCGCTTCATTCGAGACCCTGAACCTGAGGGTGATACAGAGCATGGGTGAGAGGTACAATGTACCGGTGGGGCTGTCGGATCATAGTCCTGACCTCACCGCCCCGATAACCGCTGTGGCCCTTGGGGCCAGCCTTATAGAGAAGCATTTCACCCTGGACAAGGCAATGGACGGACCGGACCACCGGGCCTCCCTAGACCCGGTAGAGCTCAAGCAGATGGTCGAGGCCATCAGGAACGTTGAGAGGTCCTTAGGGGATGGAGTGAAGAGACCTTTCCTCCAGGAACTGGAGATCGCCAAGGTGGCCAGGAGGAGCGTGGTGGCGACGAAGGACATACCCAAGGGTGCTGTCATCACCCGAGAGATGCTCATTTTAAAGCGCCCAGGCATCGGGATACCTCCGGAAGAGATGGATTCGGTGGTGGGGAAGAAGGCCAATCGCCGGATCAAAGCGGACGAAGTGCTCAAGTGGAGGATGCTGGAATGA
- a CDS encoding acyltransferase, with amino-acid sequence MNGDREFKSRGEDVIVYPWARIVNIDRIEIGKGSRIDDFVFMNGGQGIKIGRYVHIASFTSIIGGGTLEIGDYVSLACGARIITGTHVPEGGKRMTASLPLEQQSVMRGKVVIEKDAFIGTNVIIHPDVTIGEGAVIGSNSLVLKDVEPWSVNAGSPCRKIGERERVSIPDY; translated from the coding sequence ATGAACGGGGACCGCGAGTTCAAGTCCAGGGGCGAGGACGTAATTGTCTATCCCTGGGCCAGGATCGTTAACATCGATAGGATCGAGATCGGCAAAGGAAGTCGTATAGACGACTTCGTTTTCATGAACGGGGGGCAGGGCATTAAGATCGGACGGTACGTGCACATCGCCTCATTCACCAGCATAATCGGCGGAGGAACGCTGGAGATAGGCGATTACGTCAGCTTGGCCTGCGGCGCTAGGATCATAACCGGAACGCACGTTCCGGAGGGAGGCAAACGAATGACCGCCTCTTTGCCGCTGGAGCAGCAGAGCGTCATGCGCGGAAAGGTGGTCATAGAGAAGGACGCCTTCATCGGAACGAATGTTATTATTCATCCAGATGTCACCATCGGTGAGGGAGCGGTCATCGGCAGCAACAGCCTGGTGCTGAAGGACGTGGAGCCCTGGAGCGTGAACGCCGGCAGTCCCTGTCGAAAGATCGGGGAGAGGGAGAGGGTCTCCATCCCGGATTATTGA
- a CDS encoding polysaccharide biosynthesis protein: MERYKGKRLLVTGGAGSIGQEIVRKLTEEDCTQIRVLDTNETALFELENRLKCDRLRMFIGNVRDKDRLFRAMEDVDIVFHAAALKHVPLCEYNPFEAAKTNVVGTENAIECALDRGVERFIMISTDKAVNPSNVMGATKLLAERLTLAANSYKGGRSSKFSVVRFGNVLNSRGSLLTTLKQQIENNEAVTLTHEDMTRFVMSIEEAVDLVLTAGLMGEGGEIFILKMDAVRIVDLIRVIAEDLGKRNSHDVEIKTIGIRPGEKLYEELLTEEESLLVEDIGPMYVLHPGVNGTPSDCGVVYNSNEGRFLNDDEIRRKLREIGYLE, translated from the coding sequence TTGGAACGTTACAAGGGGAAGAGGTTGCTGGTCACCGGGGGTGCTGGTTCCATCGGGCAGGAGATCGTCCGCAAGCTGACGGAAGAGGACTGCACTCAGATACGGGTGCTGGACACCAATGAGACGGCGCTCTTCGAACTGGAGAACCGTTTGAAATGCGACCGACTGCGCATGTTCATCGGCAACGTCCGGGACAAGGACAGACTATTCCGGGCCATGGAGGACGTGGACATCGTCTTTCACGCTGCGGCACTGAAGCATGTGCCCCTCTGTGAATACAACCCGTTCGAGGCGGCCAAGACCAACGTGGTTGGCACGGAGAACGCTATCGAGTGCGCCTTGGACCGGGGCGTAGAACGGTTCATCATGATCTCCACCGACAAGGCGGTCAATCCCAGTAACGTCATGGGGGCGACCAAGCTATTGGCGGAACGGCTCACGCTGGCCGCCAACTCATATAAGGGGGGGCGATCGTCCAAGTTCTCCGTAGTTCGTTTCGGGAACGTTCTTAACTCCCGCGGATCCCTGCTGACCACTCTCAAGCAGCAGATAGAGAACAATGAGGCGGTCACTCTCACCCACGAGGACATGACCAGGTTCGTCATGAGCATCGAGGAGGCGGTGGACCTGGTGCTCACCGCCGGCTTGATGGGCGAGGGCGGGGAGATATTCATTTTGAAGATGGACGCAGTGCGCATCGTCGATCTGATACGGGTCATAGCGGAGGACCTCGGAAAGAGGAACAGCCATGATGTTGAGATCAAGACCATTGGCATCCGCCCGGGGGAAAAATTGTACGAGGAACTGCTGACGGAAGAGGAATCCCTGCTGGTGGAGGACATCGGCCCCATGTACGTCCTCCATCCAGGAGTGAACGGTACGCCCAGTGATTGCGGAGTGGTTTACAATTCGAACGAAGGCCGATTCCTGAACGACGACGAGATACGGCGGAAGCTGCGCGAGATCGGTTACCTGGAGTGA
- a CDS encoding DegT/DnrJ/EryC1/StrS family aminotransferase yields the protein MKKVPLFQIFNDDDDVRAVTEVIRSGRDWSSGKIIGDLEREIASYVGTKHCVTFGSGGSALHSTMLALGIGKGDDVLVPSFTFIATAYAPLYTGAMPRFVDIERERMGLDPSDIKRKLTSETKAVLPIHHGGTPCLIEEIAEELDGTGVDLVEDAAEAFGSKTKGRKLGTFGRVSVFSFCQNKIFTTGEGGCVVTDDQEVADTLRLMCSYGRVSKGDYFNTDAPVDYVMPGSNWRLSSIQAALGLSQLKKVDRLIAMRRKVADAYCQELDGAKDIEAPVEGDWFDVHQMFTVRLKNKKLRDGLIDHLTKNGVACKVYFHLVHEYTVFKGCHAEGLEVSQDLSGKVLSLPIYPSMNDEDISYVCQTIKEYLRGA from the coding sequence ATGAAGAAAGTGCCTTTGTTCCAGATATTCAATGACGATGATGATGTACGTGCGGTGACCGAGGTCATCAGGTCCGGGAGGGACTGGTCGTCCGGCAAGATCATCGGGGATCTGGAAAGAGAGATCGCGTCGTATGTCGGCACCAAGCACTGCGTCACCTTCGGTTCAGGAGGTTCCGCCCTCCATTCCACCATGCTGGCCTTGGGGATCGGGAAAGGTGACGACGTCCTGGTGCCGAGCTTCACCTTCATCGCCACGGCGTACGCGCCGCTTTATACCGGCGCCATGCCTAGGTTCGTGGACATCGAGCGAGAGAGGATGGGACTGGACCCCTCCGACATAAAGAGGAAGCTGACCTCTGAGACCAAGGCGGTACTTCCCATACATCACGGAGGAACACCGTGCCTCATCGAGGAGATCGCCGAGGAGCTCGATGGTACTGGGGTGGACCTCGTAGAGGACGCGGCCGAGGCCTTCGGATCTAAGACCAAAGGTCGCAAGTTAGGCACCTTTGGAAGGGTGTCCGTCTTCAGTTTCTGCCAGAACAAGATATTCACCACTGGAGAGGGCGGATGCGTGGTCACCGACGACCAGGAGGTCGCTGATACCTTGCGCCTGATGTGCTCTTATGGCCGAGTGAGCAAGGGAGATTATTTCAACACCGACGCTCCGGTCGACTACGTCATGCCCGGTTCCAATTGGCGCCTGTCCTCCATCCAAGCAGCCCTGGGCCTCTCGCAACTGAAGAAGGTGGACCGCCTCATCGCCATGCGAAGGAAGGTCGCCGACGCCTATTGTCAGGAGCTGGACGGTGCGAAGGACATCGAAGCGCCTGTTGAGGGCGACTGGTTCGACGTGCACCAGATGTTCACCGTACGTTTGAAGAACAAGAAACTGAGGGACGGGCTAATCGATCATCTCACCAAGAACGGCGTGGCCTGCAAGGTCTACTTCCACCTGGTGCACGAGTACACGGTGTTCAAGGGTTGTCATGCCGAAGGATTGGAGGTAAGCCAGGATCTCTCCGGGAAAGTGCTCTCCTTACCGATCTACCCGAGCATGAACGACGAGGATATTTCATATGTCTGCCAAACCATTAAGGAATACCTGAGGGGGGCATAG